Proteins from a single region of Starkeya sp. ORNL1:
- a CDS encoding aspartate aminotransferase family protein — protein MKTQELQILALNAFGERPTSGLDPDIAALVERRRKSFGAGSVLFYDEPLKMVRAEGAYLYASDGRAYLDFYNNVPTVGHCHPKVVEAVRRQVGELNIHSRYLFDVLHDYAEKLLATFPSELSNLVLTCTGSESNDLALRLARKASGGSGFVVTRTAYHGNTAAVTEVSPSSYKTGGPPPHVRMVPPPDPAIFGNDVAQGFADAVSGAIAAMEADGIRFAGLLVDTIFSSDGVFADPPGLLKPAIEAVHAAGGLFIADEVQPGFGRTGEGMWGFARHGVMPDVVTMGKPMGNGYPIAGVVTRPEILADFCADFGYFNTFAASPVATAAALAVLEAIEEDGLIANAANVGRHLMGRLRRLQGSAPITAVRGAGLYLGVEFGTEDGPRPGIAKGLINGLRASGILIGAAGQYGNVLKIRPPLCVTTEHADILVDTMEELLDGMA, from the coding sequence ATGAAAACCCAGGAACTGCAAATCCTTGCCTTGAACGCCTTCGGCGAACGGCCGACCTCCGGATTAGATCCGGACATCGCCGCGCTGGTTGAGCGGCGCAGGAAGAGCTTCGGCGCCGGTTCGGTGCTGTTCTATGACGAGCCGTTGAAGATGGTACGCGCGGAGGGCGCCTATCTCTACGCCTCGGACGGGCGGGCTTATCTCGACTTCTACAATAACGTGCCGACCGTCGGGCATTGCCATCCCAAGGTGGTCGAGGCGGTTCGCAGGCAGGTCGGCGAGCTGAACATCCATTCGCGCTACCTGTTCGACGTGTTGCACGATTATGCCGAGAAACTGCTCGCCACTTTCCCGTCCGAGCTCTCCAATCTGGTGTTGACCTGCACCGGGAGCGAGAGCAATGACCTCGCCTTGCGCCTCGCCAGGAAAGCGTCCGGGGGCAGCGGCTTTGTCGTTACCCGCACCGCCTATCACGGCAATACCGCCGCGGTGACCGAGGTCTCGCCGTCTTCCTACAAGACCGGCGGTCCGCCGCCGCATGTGCGCATGGTGCCGCCGCCCGATCCCGCGATCTTCGGCAATGACGTGGCGCAGGGCTTTGCCGACGCGGTGTCCGGCGCCATCGCCGCGATGGAGGCCGACGGCATCCGCTTTGCCGGCTTGCTGGTGGATACCATCTTCTCGTCCGATGGCGTGTTCGCCGATCCGCCCGGCCTGCTGAAGCCCGCGATCGAGGCGGTGCATGCCGCCGGCGGCCTGTTCATCGCCGACGAGGTGCAGCCCGGCTTCGGGCGCACCGGCGAGGGCATGTGGGGTTTCGCCCGCCACGGCGTGATGCCGGATGTCGTCACCATGGGCAAGCCGATGGGCAACGGCTATCCAATCGCCGGCGTGGTGACGCGGCCGGAGATCCTCGCCGATTTCTGCGCCGATTTCGGCTATTTCAACACCTTCGCCGCGAGCCCTGTCGCCACCGCTGCGGCGCTCGCCGTGCTGGAGGCGATCGAGGAGGACGGGCTGATCGCCAATGCGGCGAACGTCGGCCGCCATCTGATGGGGCGCTTGAGGCGGCTGCAGGGCAGCGCGCCGATCACCGCGGTGCGCGGCGCCGGTCTCTATCTCGGCGTCGAGTTCGGCACCGAGGATGGCCCCAGGCCCGGCATCGCCAAGGGGCTGATCAATGGCCTCAGGGCGAGTGGCATATTGATCGGTGCCGCCGGGCAATATGGCAATGTGCTGAAGATACGCCCGCCGCTCTGCGTCACCACCGAGCATGCGGACATACTGGTCGACACCATGGAAGAACTGCTCGACGGGATGGCTTAG
- a CDS encoding TonB-dependent receptor, which yields MKRRVSARRRLLCGASALVLTMAAMSLLHPGAALAQAAAQPQARSWQFNIPAKPLLAALADFTALTGVQVVRSSGEALGGSSAPVSGTLTAAQALARLLAGTGLSARFTNASTVVLSRPGEATRPVGVAPDGSEELDPIDVTANVPPADAPYATPGPVSYISGEQVERLPPTSLGDIFRDTPGVIATGNRIGASVDLNIRGLQGQNRINVMVDGTRQTNSSYRGYRGSRNEVYIDPDFIGGVDINKGPYGGAGGVGAMGGVVNMRTIEAGDILKPGAEYGARLKGSLGSNTVTPPGAHSYDYETSAPDFFNGDAWSGSVAAGLKKDNYEFVAAASRRKAGNYFVGTNGADSFLDDRTGGTPVERALSPIKPGWEAFNTSQDVASFLTKGKVGWGDGQALELGYIYYNNKYGDYNETLLSFVGHPTIITPYEQFGLAETTTNTFTSKYTYDPDSDYINFTAHAWVSDVETFSQVLKDFNAVPEADGKTHIRTYGGDAANISLFDTPLGQLRVNNGAETVYEMADENPVYSYGLQSKNPSGNRLLLSAFNQSKLEMTDWLALLGGLRYDYYELTPTDQLSDYPAKDGGRLNPSAGVELTLAKGFQLFGLYTEGWRPPSLRESASLTFATVLPNPDLEPETSKNAEFGTNLLRDDVFIAGDKLRLKASYFNNNYDNYIIRTRIPDNPSYYTWTNIPRAKFVGYELSGSYDAGKFFVEASFTRYTDIQFCGEGGVCGFDVASGDYGLVSIPPEYSGTITAGIRLFDEALTLGGRAYFFGERYGGYRLLGGAVNAPTYWTSNTIVDFFGSYKFNDDVTWDFSLENAFDRYYLDPLSTGLLPSPGRTMRTSVSWRF from the coding sequence ATGAAGAGACGTGTCTCGGCGCGTCGGCGCCTGCTGTGCGGCGCCTCCGCGCTGGTGCTGACGATGGCGGCGATGTCGCTGCTGCATCCGGGAGCAGCGCTCGCGCAGGCGGCGGCGCAGCCGCAGGCCAGATCCTGGCAATTCAACATCCCGGCCAAGCCGCTGCTCGCCGCGCTGGCCGACTTCACCGCCTTGACCGGCGTGCAGGTGGTGCGCTCGAGCGGGGAAGCGCTGGGCGGCTCCTCGGCGCCGGTCTCCGGCACGCTCACCGCGGCGCAGGCGCTGGCGAGGTTGCTCGCCGGCACCGGACTTTCCGCCCGCTTTACCAATGCCTCGACGGTCGTGCTGTCGCGGCCCGGCGAGGCCACGCGGCCCGTCGGCGTCGCGCCGGACGGATCGGAAGAACTCGATCCCATCGACGTCACCGCCAATGTCCCGCCGGCCGACGCGCCTTACGCGACGCCGGGGCCGGTGAGCTATATTTCCGGCGAGCAGGTGGAGCGGCTGCCGCCGACCTCGCTCGGCGACATCTTCCGCGACACGCCCGGCGTAATCGCGACCGGCAACCGCATCGGCGCCTCGGTGGACCTCAACATACGCGGCCTGCAGGGCCAGAACCGCATCAATGTCATGGTCGACGGCACCCGCCAGACCAACAGCTCCTATCGCGGCTATCGCGGCAGCCGCAACGAGGTCTATATCGACCCGGACTTCATTGGCGGCGTCGACATCAACAAGGGTCCCTATGGCGGCGCCGGCGGCGTCGGCGCCATGGGCGGCGTCGTCAATATGCGCACCATCGAGGCCGGCGACATATTGAAGCCCGGCGCCGAGTATGGCGCGCGGCTGAAGGGCAGTCTCGGCAGCAACACCGTCACGCCGCCCGGAGCCCATTCCTACGACTACGAGACCAGCGCCCCCGATTTCTTCAATGGCGACGCATGGTCGGGAAGCGTCGCCGCCGGCTTGAAGAAGGACAATTACGAGTTCGTCGCCGCAGCCTCACGGCGCAAGGCCGGCAATTACTTCGTCGGCACCAATGGCGCCGACAGCTTCCTCGACGATCGAACCGGCGGGACACCGGTCGAACGCGCGTTGTCGCCGATCAAGCCGGGATGGGAGGCCTTCAACACCTCGCAGGATGTCGCCTCGTTCCTCACCAAGGGCAAGGTCGGCTGGGGCGACGGGCAGGCGCTGGAACTCGGCTATATCTATTACAACAATAAATATGGTGACTATAATGAGACGCTGCTGTCCTTCGTCGGTCATCCGACCATCATAACGCCTTATGAACAATTCGGTCTTGCCGAGACGACGACCAATACCTTCACCTCGAAATATACCTACGATCCGGACAGCGACTACATCAACTTCACCGCCCACGCGTGGGTCTCCGATGTCGAGACCTTCAGCCAGGTGCTGAAGGATTTCAACGCCGTGCCGGAAGCCGACGGCAAGACCCATATCCGCACCTATGGTGGCGACGCCGCCAACATTTCGCTGTTCGACACTCCGCTTGGACAGCTGCGCGTGAACAACGGCGCAGAAACGGTCTATGAGATGGCGGACGAGAACCCCGTCTATTCTTACGGGCTCCAGAGCAAGAACCCGAGCGGTAATCGGCTTCTGCTCAGCGCCTTCAACCAGTCGAAGCTGGAGATGACGGACTGGCTCGCCCTGCTTGGCGGCCTGCGGTACGATTATTACGAGCTCACGCCGACCGACCAACTCAGCGACTATCCCGCAAAGGATGGCGGCCGGCTCAATCCGTCGGCCGGCGTCGAGCTTACTCTGGCGAAAGGCTTCCAGCTGTTCGGGCTCTACACCGAGGGCTGGCGGCCGCCGAGCCTGCGTGAATCGGCGTCGCTGACCTTCGCGACCGTGCTGCCGAACCCGGACCTGGAGCCGGAGACGTCCAAGAATGCCGAGTTCGGCACCAACCTGCTGCGTGATGATGTCTTCATCGCCGGCGACAAGCTGCGGCTGAAGGCATCCTATTTCAACAACAACTACGACAATTACATCATCCGCACGCGCATTCCGGACAACCCGTCCTATTATACATGGACGAATATTCCGCGGGCGAAGTTCGTAGGCTATGAATTGTCCGGCTCCTACGATGCCGGCAAATTCTTCGTCGAAGCCAGTTTCACCAGATACACCGATATCCAGTTCTGCGGCGAAGGCGGCGTATGCGGCTTCGATGTGGCCTCAGGCGACTACGGCCTGGTGAGCATTCCCCCGGAATATTCGGGAACCATCACCGCCGGCATCCGCCTGTTCGACGAGGCGCTCACGCTTGGCGGCCGGGCCTATTTCTTCGGCGAGCGCTATGGCGGCTATCGCCTGCTCGGCGGTGCCGTCAATGCGCCCACCTACTGGACGTCCAACACCATCGTCGACTTCTTCGGCAGCTACAAATTCAACGACGACGTCACCTGGGATTTCAGCCTGGAGAACGCCTTCGACCGCTATTATCTCGACCCGCTCTCGACCGGCCTGCTGCCCTCGCCCGGACGAACCATGCGCACCAGCGTGAGCTGGCGGTTCTGA
- a CDS encoding biliverdin-producing heme oxygenase gives MTIAATNISPEGRAKRLRAASTALHEQVDQAVMAAEPFASREHYARFLHFQHRLHRRVAPLHADAQLQAVLPDLTERARLIAVECDFADLGLSVPELDERAPALPVPEALGWLYVVEGSNMGAAILAREAGKLGLSDGFGARHLAGHAEGRGLHWRRFTAALDAVELTPDEDLRAQAGAVAAFSYVLELVGQELNAG, from the coding sequence ATGACGATAGCAGCAACGAATATCAGTCCGGAAGGGCGGGCCAAGCGGCTGAGGGCGGCTTCCACCGCGCTGCATGAGCAGGTCGACCAGGCGGTGATGGCGGCGGAGCCCTTTGCCAGCCGCGAGCATTATGCGCGCTTCCTGCACTTCCAGCACCGCCTGCATCGGCGAGTGGCGCCGCTCCATGCGGATGCACAGCTCCAGGCCGTGCTGCCGGACCTCACGGAGCGCGCTCGCCTCATCGCGGTGGAGTGCGACTTCGCCGATCTCGGCCTGTCGGTGCCGGAGCTGGACGAGCGCGCGCCTGCGCTTCCGGTGCCGGAGGCGCTGGGCTGGCTCTATGTGGTCGAAGGCTCGAACATGGGCGCCGCCATCCTCGCCAGGGAAGCCGGCAAGCTTGGCCTGTCGGACGGTTTCGGCGCGCGGCACCTCGCCGGTCACGCCGAAGGGCGCGGGCTGCACTGGCGCCGTTTCACCGCGGCGCTCGACGCCGTGGAGCTGACGCCGGACGAGGATCTGCGCGCCCAGGCCGGCGCGGTAGCGGCATTCAGCTATGTGCTCGAACTCGTCGGGCAGGAATTGAATGCCGGGTGA
- a CDS encoding adenosylcobinamide amidohydrolase: protein MNHVFPLPSHDTGATFAVQCAPPWLTVRFRAPQRAVSWSLNRPGLVDATDVAWLQVRDADLPADREPAEWFAEKLASVGLADAVGMMTARDIASFVHRAVLVEAVEAHCVVTLGLNNGERVGSRIAQPRRYQPGTVNILCHVSQPLTDAALLEAASLAAQARTVAIVEADYHRVGQSLTVTGTGTDCIVMAAPLGPEPAAFAGMHTAVGEAVGACVLEATTAALTAWIDAR, encoded by the coding sequence ATGAACCATGTGTTTCCGCTCCCCAGCCACGACACGGGCGCCACCTTCGCCGTCCAGTGCGCGCCTCCCTGGCTCACCGTGCGCTTCCGCGCGCCGCAGCGGGCGGTGAGCTGGTCGCTGAACCGGCCCGGTCTCGTCGACGCGACGGACGTGGCGTGGCTTCAGGTGCGCGATGCCGACCTGCCAGCGGATCGCGAACCGGCCGAGTGGTTCGCGGAGAAGCTCGCATCGGTCGGGCTTGCAGACGCGGTAGGCATGATGACCGCCCGCGACATCGCCAGCTTCGTGCATCGCGCGGTCTTGGTCGAAGCGGTCGAGGCGCATTGCGTGGTGACGCTCGGCCTCAATAATGGCGAGCGGGTCGGCAGCAGGATCGCCCAGCCGCGCCGCTATCAGCCGGGCACCGTGAACATACTGTGCCACGTGTCGCAGCCGCTTACCGATGCGGCGCTGCTGGAGGCCGCCTCCCTCGCGGCGCAGGCGCGCACCGTCGCGATCGTTGAGGCCGATTATCACCGCGTCGGCCAGTCGCTCACCGTCACCGGCACCGGGACCGACTGCATCGTGATGGCGGCGCCGCTCGGACCCGAGCCCGCCGCCTTCGCCGGCATGCACACCGCGGTCGGCGAAGCGGTCGGCGCCTGCGTGCTGGAGGCGACGACGGCCGCGCTCACCGCATGGATCGACGCGCGCTAA
- a CDS encoding MFS transporter produces the protein MLQPGTSAAPRATRREWIGLAVIALPCLVYSMDLTVLNLAVPHLALDLAPSAAQLLWIIDIYGFLLAGALIVMGTLGDRIGRRRLLLIGAAAFAFASTLAAFATSAATLIAARALLGIAGATLAPSTLSLIRNMFLDDRQRTFAIGVWIACFSAGAAIGPLIGGAVLAHFWWGAVFLLGVPVMLLLLVLGPFLLPEYRDDHAGRMDILSAVQSVIAVLAVIYGVKRIAEDGLGSESLFAILIGIAVGALFVRRQHRLADPLIDLGLFRDPAIGTALTVNMLALFSAMGIFLFISQYLQLVIGMGPFEAGLWTAPSGLAFITGSLGTPFVVRFVRPVYVVVGGLLLATLGFALMTQMDPAAPLPVLVPAIVMFCLGLSPVGTLTTDLVMRVAPPERAGAVSAISETSFEFGAALGIAVLGSIVAALYRLTMADIALDVPADALAAARRTLDGAVVAAGKLSPEIAAPLLAAAHGAFAHALVIAATVCAGVTAFAAGLAALMLRRVGS, from the coding sequence ATGTTGCAGCCCGGTACGTCGGCGGCGCCCAGGGCGACGCGCCGGGAATGGATCGGGCTGGCGGTGATCGCGCTGCCGTGCCTGGTCTATTCGATGGACCTCACCGTGCTGAACCTCGCCGTTCCGCACCTTGCCCTCGATCTCGCGCCGTCCGCCGCGCAACTGCTCTGGATCATCGATATCTACGGCTTCCTGCTGGCCGGCGCACTCATCGTCATGGGCACGCTCGGCGACCGCATCGGCCGGCGTCGCCTGCTGCTGATCGGGGCGGCGGCGTTCGCCTTCGCCTCGACGCTCGCCGCCTTCGCCACCAGCGCGGCGACGCTGATCGCCGCGCGGGCGCTGCTCGGCATTGCCGGGGCGACCTTGGCGCCCTCCACGCTCTCGCTGATCCGCAACATGTTCCTCGACGATCGCCAGCGCACCTTCGCCATCGGTGTATGGATCGCCTGCTTCTCCGCCGGCGCCGCCATCGGGCCGCTGATCGGCGGTGCGGTGCTGGCGCATTTCTGGTGGGGCGCAGTGTTCCTGCTCGGCGTGCCGGTGATGCTGCTGCTGCTCGTGCTCGGCCCGTTCCTGCTTCCGGAATATCGCGACGACCATGCCGGGCGCATGGACATCCTCAGCGCCGTGCAGTCAGTCATTGCGGTGCTGGCGGTGATCTATGGCGTGAAGCGGATCGCCGAGGACGGGCTCGGTTCGGAAAGCCTGTTCGCTATCCTCATCGGCATCGCCGTTGGCGCGCTGTTCGTGCGCCGCCAGCATCGGCTGGCCGATCCGCTGATCGATCTCGGCCTGTTCCGCGATCCGGCGATTGGCACCGCTTTGACGGTGAACATGCTGGCGCTGTTCAGCGCCATGGGCATCTTCCTGTTCATCTCGCAATATCTCCAGCTGGTCATCGGCATGGGGCCGTTCGAAGCCGGGCTGTGGACGGCGCCGTCCGGGCTGGCCTTCATCACCGGTTCGCTGGGCACGCCTTTCGTGGTGCGCTTTGTCCGGCCGGTCTATGTCGTGGTCGGCGGCCTGTTGCTCGCCACCCTCGGCTTTGCGCTGATGACGCAGATGGATCCGGCGGCGCCACTGCCGGTGCTGGTGCCGGCCATCGTGATGTTCTGCCTGGGCTTGTCGCCGGTCGGCACGCTGACCACCGATCTGGTGATGCGGGTGGCGCCGCCGGAGCGGGCCGGGGCAGTCTCCGCCATATCCGAGACCAGCTTCGAATTCGGCGCCGCGCTCGGCATTGCCGTGCTCGGCAGCATCGTGGCGGCGCTCTATCGTCTCACCATGGCGGATATCGCGCTGGATGTGCCGGCGGACGCGCTCGCTGCCGCGCGGCGCACGCTCGACGGCGCGGTGGTCGCCGCCGGGAAACTATCGCCGGAGATCGCCGCGCCGCTGCTGGCCGCCGCGCATGGCGCCTTCGCCCACGCGCTTGTCATCGCGGCGACGGTGTGTGCGGGGGTGACAGCTTTCGCCGCCGGGTTGGCGGCGCTGATGCTGCGGCGTGTCGGTTCATAG
- a CDS encoding FecR family protein, with protein MTDRNGPDEISERIAREATAWFVRLNDPSASTADQADFQRWHSASPTHAAAYARMGELWEGTREVAGALGAGHWYRTPQEAETPHWRGGLLTRAAFAVAALLLVAGGAIWRDPGLFDRLTADYAAAPGSHIERTLTDGTRLYLDGDGAADVRIDERTRELTLLRGRAFVDVAHDAARPFRVHAGGAEVQVLGTAFGVARDAEAVVVTVERGQVAVAAQGTPAGNALLTPGQRVKVADGKVSATQTVDTETALAWRRGLIVFDRASLAEVVEDLDRAMPGRVVLTDPHLRALTLSGVFRADEPGAVLEALRSALGLRTVSIPGIATLIMR; from the coding sequence TTGACCGATCGAAACGGGCCGGATGAGATCTCCGAGCGGATCGCCCGCGAGGCCACGGCCTGGTTCGTGCGCCTGAACGACCCCTCGGCCAGCACCGCGGACCAGGCGGATTTCCAACGCTGGCACTCCGCGAGCCCCACCCACGCCGCCGCCTATGCCCGCATGGGCGAATTGTGGGAGGGGACGCGGGAGGTCGCGGGCGCTCTGGGCGCCGGCCATTGGTATCGCACGCCGCAGGAAGCCGAGACGCCGCACTGGCGTGGAGGCCTGCTCACCCGCGCCGCATTCGCCGTCGCCGCACTGCTGCTGGTGGCGGGCGGCGCGATCTGGCGCGATCCCGGCCTGTTCGACCGGCTCACCGCGGACTATGCCGCCGCCCCCGGCTCGCATATCGAACGCACGCTCACTGATGGCACCCGGCTCTATCTCGATGGCGACGGCGCCGCCGATGTGCGGATCGATGAGCGCACCCGCGAGCTGACGCTGCTGCGCGGACGCGCCTTCGTCGATGTCGCGCACGACGCCGCCCGGCCGTTCCGCGTCCATGCCGGCGGCGCCGAGGTGCAGGTGCTCGGCACGGCGTTCGGCGTCGCGCGCGACGCGGAAGCGGTCGTCGTCACTGTGGAGCGCGGGCAGGTTGCAGTTGCCGCCCAAGGCACTCCGGCAGGCAACGCCCTGCTGACACCGGGCCAGCGGGTGAAGGTGGCGGACGGCAAGGTCAGCGCCACGCAGACGGTGGATACCGAGACTGCGCTCGCCTGGCGCCGCGGCCTTATCGTGTTCGACCGCGCCTCGCTCGCCGAAGTCGTCGAGGATCTCGACCGCGCCATGCCCGGCCGGGTGGTGCTGACCGACCCGCATTTGCGCGCGCTGACCTTGTCCGGAGTGTTCCGCGCCGATGAACCGGGCGCGGTGCTGGAAGCGCTGCGCAGCGCGCTCGGCTTGAGGACGGTGTCGATCCCCGGCATTGCTACGCTCATCATGAGATAA
- a CDS encoding sigma-70 family RNA polymerase sigma factor: protein MATTAGDLLKLFLAERSRLVRAIGRIVGSHATAEDIAQDTYLRLQGQPVTGSDKGLLFRTARNLAIDHLRAGKVRAAYAESVPRQEAGDEPQADEAMIAREEFAHFMAALRTLPERTQRVFLLNRLDGMTYKAIAATLKVSVSTVEKDMIRALELCRRFRNEWAMRDSDGTDVP, encoded by the coding sequence ATGGCGACCACGGCCGGCGACCTCTTGAAGCTCTTCCTCGCCGAGCGCAGCCGGCTGGTGCGCGCCATCGGGCGCATCGTCGGCAGCCATGCGACCGCCGAGGACATTGCGCAGGACACCTATCTGCGGCTCCAGGGCCAGCCTGTGACCGGCAGCGACAAAGGCCTGCTGTTTCGCACCGCCCGCAACCTCGCCATCGACCATCTGCGCGCCGGCAAGGTCCGCGCCGCCTATGCCGAGAGCGTGCCGCGCCAGGAGGCCGGCGACGAGCCGCAGGCCGACGAGGCGATGATCGCCCGCGAGGAGTTCGCGCACTTCATGGCGGCGCTGCGCACGCTGCCCGAGCGCACCCAGCGTGTCTTCCTGCTCAACCGGCTGGACGGCATGACCTACAAGGCCATCGCGGCCACCCTCAAGGTGTCGGTCAGCACGGTGGAGAAGGACATGATCCGCGCGCTGGAGCTGTGCCGGCGGTTCAGGAATGAGTGGGCGATGAGGGATTCCGATGGGACGGACGTTCCATGA
- a CDS encoding phosphotransferase: protein MTDTMYDAHFLDRLESGLRAALPRWGLSNGTDLRLLTISENATFRAHDPATGRDVVFRVHRPGYHTRAEIASELAWLGALGGTEVVPTLTPIPQVDGELIADIDDDGVTRHVVAFGLVQGREPAENEDMARWFRELGAINARLHAHARGWQRPDGFVRKVWDFDAMLGAVQLWGDWRAGLGLTPEGRAVLERTARVLRQKVEAYGKSERRFGLVHADMRVANLLVDGDTLSVIDFDDCGFSWYLYDFAAAISFIEHEPHIPELQAAWIAGYRTVAPLPDEECAILPVFIMLRRMLLTAWIASHSETPTAQALGEGYTQGTVALARAFLETHAVEGEKAAS from the coding sequence ATGACCGACACCATGTATGACGCGCACTTCCTCGATCGGCTGGAATCCGGGCTGCGCGCCGCGCTGCCGCGCTGGGGCCTGTCGAACGGGACCGACCTGCGCCTGCTCACCATTTCCGAGAACGCCACCTTCCGCGCCCATGATCCCGCCACCGGCCGCGACGTGGTGTTCCGGGTCCACCGGCCCGGCTACCACACCCGGGCGGAGATCGCCTCGGAACTGGCCTGGCTCGGTGCGCTCGGGGGCACTGAAGTGGTGCCGACGCTGACGCCGATCCCGCAGGTGGATGGCGAACTGATCGCCGATATCGACGATGACGGCGTCACCCGCCATGTCGTCGCCTTCGGTCTGGTCCAAGGACGCGAGCCGGCTGAGAATGAGGACATGGCGCGCTGGTTCCGCGAGCTCGGCGCCATCAATGCGCGGCTCCATGCCCATGCCAGGGGCTGGCAGCGTCCTGATGGTTTCGTGCGCAAGGTCTGGGACTTCGACGCCATGCTCGGCGCGGTGCAGCTCTGGGGCGACTGGCGCGCCGGGCTCGGCCTGACGCCGGAGGGCAGGGCGGTGCTGGAGCGCACCGCGCGCGTGCTACGCCAAAAGGTCGAGGCCTATGGCAAGAGCGAGCGCCGCTTCGGCCTGGTCCATGCCGACATGCGCGTCGCCAATCTGCTGGTCGACGGTGACACGCTCTCGGTGATCGACTTCGATGATTGCGGCTTCTCCTGGTATCTCTATGACTTCGCCGCCGCGATCAGCTTCATCGAGCATGAGCCGCACATTCCCGAGCTCCAGGCCGCCTGGATCGCCGGTTACCGCACCGTGGCGCCGCTTCCCGATGAGGAGTGCGCCATTCTGCCGGTCTTCATCATGCTGCGGCGCATGCTGCTGACCGCCTGGATTGCCTCGCATTCGGAAACGCCGACGGCTCAGGCGCTGGGCGAAGGCTACACGCAGGGCACCGTCGCCCTGGCGCGCGCCTTCCTCGAGACCCATGCCGTGGAAGGCGAGAAAGCAGCGTCATGA